The following nucleotide sequence is from Homalodisca vitripennis isolate AUS2020 unplaced genomic scaffold, UT_GWSS_2.1 ScUCBcl_10090;HRSCAF=18809, whole genome shotgun sequence.
TTTTTAAAATAACGGAAATATTATCTGATCACTATTTAATGTACTTGTCTTAAAGCATTTGCGTAGCCTATATCtcatggatttatttttaagaaaaacctcCATTGTTATTGTAGTACAAGGTTATAAAGTGATATATAAACTTAAGTGACCTCCTATCCTAAATAATTATGAGGCAAATGGGTAGCCcccctccaaaaaaaaaaaggctCTGATGTATCAGAGTTTAACCCTAGATTGGTAACGCTCCTAAAACCTTACTATACTGGTAAAGGCTTCGTCAGGGAGGTCATACTTTAAGGAAaaagacaattattttttactatctttattttacaaaaatgagatttttttgtttaccagaagtttttaaaatattacacaagttGGTACAATAGTTTCAGTAACTTTACGTTAGATTGTGCATTCCTTATGCACCATATGTCCTTGATTGCTCTCCACACATCGGCTCGGTAACAAACGCTCGCAGAAGAAGTGAGTTGTTCATCCGGCCGTTTTTTGATGAAGGGCAGAAACTGCATATTTTCCGTCCTTGACTGTTGGGACAGGAAACTGGACGGAGCTGCTGGTTCTTCTACATGAAGAATTCCTCGCAAATAGGATTGAAGAACGAGGTTTGCTTTAAGTTAAGTCATTTCTGCAAACGATGTTGCCATCCTAAGGACGGAGAAGCTTCACAGCATGAGTTCCTTTGCCAAAATTTGCCTTCTTGGAAATAGGTTTTTTCTCCTTTGGACACTTTGTTGTAATGAACATATATAACGTAGTGAATTAaccataaaactatatttaatattagttttcgtTCCACCATGTGTAGGACCTTGACGGAATGTGCACAAACATTTCGTGGGCAGCGGCTCGGGTGTTGTCTGTTTGGGGAAggaatattttttccaaaatttaccaCTTTTTTTCCTCTCATGGACACGAATAGGGCCAGTACAACGTTGTTTTGGATGAGAACGATTCTGGAagttagttttattgtaaaatacttttcaGTATGGCGACTGGTTAGCAGACAAGGGCCGGAGAGTTGGGTGGTGCTTCAGCAGCAAGGCTCGGTGCCTGCTTCAGTAGGAGGGCGGATGGTTGCTTCTGTTTGGGGGCGATGGTGCCATTCAGCTAGGGGGTGGTGTTGCTTTAGTACGGGGCCTAGTTGGTGCTTCAGTAGGGGGTAGTGTTGCTTTAGTAGGGGCCAGTGGTGCTTCAGTAGGAAGTGGTGATTCCCGAGAGTAAGTTTCAATTACACATTCAATAGTTGCGGAAACCGAGTTTTTCTTCATCCAACTCCATGTCTTCACCTGTTTCAGCACCAGGGAGTGGAGCCCTCAATAGTCTGAACAGAAGGAGGAGATGGTAATGGAGCTTGGTTTACAGCTAGAGGTCTAGTTCCAGCAGTACAATTTTCAGCTTTAAGATCTGATGatgcataacaatatttttctgattACAAATTCAATCGTTGTTTTAACAGCATCATCTTCATTCTTTTTTGAGTCCTCTACTATACATAACTAAGTCTTCATCATCACTAAGCCCGCTAACCTGGTTCGTAATCAGGGTCGGCATCTGTATCATCACTACAATTGTCTAAACCCGAAAAATATGGTCTATTCTTCACAATCGGCAGAAACATCACTTTCTGAGTCAGTGTTCTCATTTAGGTAACGTTCAATACACTGTAGCCTTTTTAGTTCATCAGAATTCATTTTGAAACctgtcaaaaattatatttactttggataggaaataataaaaaaaccaaaccgCACAAAGAAACACTACACAGGtcagtaaacatataatttaaacagaACAATGTACCGTTTCGTCACTGTGACGACGTAACTAACACACAAGAAGTATTGCTTCGTCAAACAAACGTTCTATGAAACAAGTAAGGATTCGTCCACAGAACTAcgcaatataaacttaaaacttacttACACGGTAAGGGTTCGTCGGAGTGACTACTAGACCACTTTACGCACAGATACAACAGGGCTAGCGCCTATCCCCTCCACTCACGCACCCGGATCAAGGTCAACTGAGTTGGCACTAACGGAcacgtaaaacaaacaaaaccgtTTCCGCCAGTACACACAAAACTGCTGTTTTGCGTCGTCATCAAGACGACGCCTTACCAATCCAGGGTTAAAATCGTTCAAGGTGGTATCACTCAAGGTTCTGTTCTTGGGCTGTtgtttatactaataaattattttgcattaaatgTACTTTGTGTACTGTCTTATATGAATATAACCTtacttaattttagtaattactaATTAGTTTAGATGTTGTGCAGAGTAATGCTATGATTGTTTTTAATTGGTTTagagaaattgtttaaatatacacaatatatttaatttagtttaagatATATGATGTAGCAAATAgaagtaactaaaataatttattagggGTTCATTTAGATGACAGACTTAGTAGGATACCCACCTAAATAGTTTATGTACAAAGCTATCTAGAGGTTACTTGCTTGTAACGTATTAAAACTTATGTGCAAATAGAGATATGTAAATggacatattttgttattttcactcACTTGTCTATGGGATAGCCCTCTGGAGCAATAGTAATGTAGCAGAAAGAGTTTTCCTATACTAAAAGCAGGTTTTAGGTTGATCAAGAATGTGAAGGTAGGGAATAGGGAATCATGTCAACCAATTTTTGAAGAGTTCTCAATAATGACAGTACCCTTATGTTTGTATATTACAGTTTAACGCACCATTACATCTGTTGCCTGCTGTTTGTTCACGAGTACACTCCCTGTTGCAATTTATTTAAGTCGTCTATAAACagctatacaaaaataaattaagtaaatcttCCAAAATGTTAGCACGTTTCTCTGATAGTTTATTGTCTTTAACACATACAGatttttacatagaaataatttttctgaataaaaaatatgtatatttcattcAACATTGGAAATGTAAACGTTTTGTGCAGTATGCGACTACACACACCATTATCAATTTGCCGCTATCTTATTCTTCTCTcactataacatattaaataattaaaacctattgaagtaaaaaaataataaagtaaacataGTCCTGTTAGGAAATTGCTCACAACAACAGGCTACTGCCATTACATGCCCGTTAGCAAAATGTTCTCATATTAACAAAGTTATGTTCACATAATTAACGATCAATCTGTACCAGACCAAAAACCACATCAGACTGTTTAACCCAAAATCAGGTAGTGGATGAGGATAAAATAGATGCTTCACCCTTACTTTACTCCAAATAATGAAAATCTGACTCTGCAGCATTTTACTGTGGGATGTATATCAACCTGTTAATAAAAGCTAAGTCAAATCTGGGTGTTTCAGAGATGCATCAGAACATCCTTAACTATAACACATTGgccaaatatatgttaaatttaattccaataagacttaaacatttttttaaagacactGCTTTATAGAGgtttaacttattaataaattacttgatAGTCTGTAGTAGAAGATTACAGCAGTTTTTAAATCACTTATAGCCAAGAATGAGttaatccattttatttcaatttgattCATTCctaatttgaagtaaatttataaCTCAGTTTAGATAACCCTGCTTTTGATTTTGTAACTGGATAAACTTTTACTGaatcttataaattaattctttaatcaggtatttgatttttagtgtttttattttaaaataaaattaaaaaaccaaatgaaTTTTGTAGTGTGGGGGCAGAGAAGTGATGACGAGAGTATCTATGACTCTTGGTCTGACGATGATGGAGATAGCACGCACAAGTCAAGGACTACAAAGAAAGCACAGCGAACACTGGTCCAACCTTCTTTGGCACAGATGTGTTGCAATTTGCAGCGGGTTGCTGATGCAGGTAATTTTTTATCATGATAATGCAGTGCGAATCCTTAGACAGTGGTCAGTTTCAAATTTCATGACTAACCTCTTAAGCACTTTGACAAAAAGAGcctgcttttaaaatttaaaaataccagtAAGATGTTTATTCAAAGTAAGTGATTTATTTAAGgttaaatgtttgaatttgaTAGTCCTCCTCTAGGTTGTAATATGAGTGCCATTCAAGGAGAACCTTTACAAATTAGTCTTATTCCTTTTCTTGGTAAAAGGAACAGATGTCTTTGGAGAACAATTTATTGTGTCTGAAGCTTGTAGAACCTCATTCTTAAGTTTCTTAATGGTATCACAAAAACTGCCAGAGATCTTTAGAACTATGTTATCAGAGTTCTCCTTGCAGTTGGACTTCACAGAAAGGGTGAAAGAACAACTCCTTGAACTTCACATGACTTTGCCATTCTGTAGTGGCATCACCCAAAATTTCGGACAATTTGATGGCAGCTTCATTTGTCATTTGTTATGgtatacttttgaaaataaactaacataaCTCATATACTACTGGATCGACAAATATATCGTAGATTTCAGTGACATATTTTCTTTTTCCAACTGCTGATTATgacaatactttaaataattgaatCACCAGTTGTTGCAAGTGAAACATTATTCCTCCTGATTGGTGGTTTACTTGAGTGACCTTAATGACCTACTTTGGACTGTTCCATACCTTTGTTATGGTACCCGTCTATGGGGCAACTGTGGTGCCTCCAAAAAAGTTTTCTTGtggcaaaaaaaggcaatcaggttAATGGCGGATCTTTTTAATCAAGAGTCCTGCAGacagtctttttgtaattttaaaataatgactcttgcttgtatttatatatatatatatatatataagactaaCTCGGACCTTTAATACTTACAATTCCCAACAACATTAGCTATAAGAGAACTAccaattaataagtttaaattaaagattGCAACTTGGCTTATGACAAAAGCTTTTTACTCTGCTGACGAGTACATGAAGTGCAACATGTTTGATCTGTTACATTTCAGATTTCTTGATATGTTTGATTCAGGAATACGTATACACATGCTCTCTATCATAGGCTGTTTCATCCgttttatatatactgtatatgcgTGTGtgttttagtttacaaaattttgcttatttattaaatttaataattaagaaactTCTCACACACTTATATAATAGGGTAgtgtgaataaaattataaaacctttaaatccttacaaaaatgtacaaaccTTATGTAAAACATCACAAAAAGGATAACATGTTTTCTGGAAATAATGGTTCATAGTAAGTTTTGTATTGACATTTTCAATGGTGTATACAAGTTTGAAAAGCTTAACAAAAgctgaaaatattgtattgataTGTGATTGAACATTATAGTgaagctttataaaaataaatcagtaccTTAAGTAGTTTTTCCAGTGATGTTCAAGTTTGTGGTGGATATGATTTCCAGTGTAAGCATTAAATCAAATTATCTCATCTGGAGAAGGCTATAAATTTAGAAACTATGTAGTTCGGTCTTGGTAATTTGCTGTTATGGTGTGCAGAAATGCAGGAGGCTCTGGAATGGCTGAAGGTATCGCTACAGGAAGTGTTGGATGATCTGGACGACAATGGAGATGATGAGGAAGGCATTGCCTTATTGCCTCTCACTGCATCTTGTATACAGGCAATGGATAATCCCACCTTTCTCCAGCTGCTCGATATATTGTCCATTGACAAACCAACAGATCAGGTACGACATCAGCATTCCAAGCACTGTCACAAATCCAGTACAGTAACCTGGAGATTATTAACCTCTTTATTCTCTTATGTAGATGAGCCTTCACCAGTCACAGGCATAAAGCAGATGTTTGGGAAATCatctattgttttcaaaacaagcATCATTTAACTGACGAAACAAACCTTCTAATAATCACAATTtctattttagtattttcctCTTTATATTGTTACGATAGACCTCCTGCTGTCACACTGTTCACGTctgctaataaaatattaaagtattttttaaattaccaaaaaacaatttataacatactttttaCAGAtgtattcattgaaaatttcaatttgtaTGTTGTCATAATTTAACTGAAATTCTAGTCTATTTTTAAGATTGGAAAATTTAACGTatctctttttataatttattgttatttcagttAAAATGGCTAAGATTGTGATTATCTGAGGCATTTTGAAGTGGTTGTCACTGCTGACCGCCAGCTGCTCCCACAGACATACTGTCCACTTAATTGACGTCTGCAAAAGCTAGCTGGTGAATGAATTCTCATATTCTGTTGACATTGACAGAtgatgatgtttgtttattgcaacatatgctgagatggatcagtaatttttcataacttaaaatTGGCAGCGGTGTTGGGCGTGGAGTAGAGGGGGGATTCAGACTTACCAGAAATTTCCAGACTATTTTTGTGCTGGCTGCTCTATCCAGTTTCATGTCAGATGCTCTAAACAATTTTCGTTCTATACAAACTGTTCTTTGCTGGAATTTCACTCACATTAAGTTAATTATGAACTCTACATTGTCTTAGCTAATGTATCTTAATCAAAGAATAGCCCAGTTCCAGTTACTGAGTTTGCCGCTCACATAAGTGAGCACTGGGCTGACAAATCTGACTTACACAAATTTGAGTTAATATGTagcaaaaatgaaatattttccaggAAACGTACTGGAGGATACCTGGACGTTGGAAGGCAGCTGATTTAAACCAGACGAATTGGTCTGATAAAAGATGCCCTGGAGGGGACATTGCCTAATGTTAATCCTGgtaagtaaattaatgttttaagaaaaaaattcatcCTTAAATTGGATCTCTTTCATGACCCTTCCCTCTTATCatttttaattcaagaaatagttgtaatttttttcttgaagGAACGGACCAAGCCACACTATATTACAGACTGGAGGGCTGCAACCCTGTCCGCAGGCTAATTACATGTGCTAACATTATATTACTAATCTCTGTGTCAGATTTCTGAAGGAGTATTACTACACAGTACAGGGAGTCAGTAAAATGAAGCTGCTGCAATAATTGTTCTCATGTTGATAAGTTTAACATTTCCAATGTGAGTGCTGTTGAATAACAGTGTAGCACAAAATTCAGCCGTTAATAATTCAAAGGACAAAGCTAAAATAAGCAGATATTTGTTATTAGCCCATGAAACTCCCAATTAGATAATAACACTTAGCAGCATGTTTATTCTGGTCAAACCTTTCCTGTAGTATTTTGAACACTCTTTTTGAATGTCAAAGAGTGATCCTAATATAACTCCTATAAAAGTGCAGTGggtgtttgtttattacaaaaagagATTTACACTTAGCTtatgtagttaaaaaattatgtagttgaaataaaaatgagtGAATTCCGTCTTGTGGGGTTTGTTATTAGCTTCCATGTTCTAAAACAGTCTTTTAGTAAAATGAGTTGTAAGCGTCGACTCAAGCCACAATGTTTCGGACTAATATTTTGTATGCTGAACATGTTAGCACAAACTGTTTTATCTGTCTGTATTACCCCAGTGGGGAACTACCCGAGCGGCACTCAAGTTCTTTCTACACGCTAACAATCACGTATATCTTTGTTTTTCCACTAGATCACAGTTTTGTACCCTTGTGCATCCTTGCATAAGCAATTATTCCATTTCAATTTGTTATGTTTGCACACTGGAACCAAAACTAAtagaaaaagcttttaaaaatgaattctAGAAGTATTTAGAACAGTTGTATGAAAGGTGAAACACGTGTATGAATGCAGGaggaatttatttactttggAGGAAAACAGGGTAaatcattttacatattttcagttaattgtaattgataaatgcTGGGTATTTTTGACTACCTCATATAATGAATCTTACAAGacaaacaacatataatatataaatctcagttattttaaattgttaagtgATTGTGTTAATTATATTCCTGCCTCGTGAAAAAATTGCTATCTAATAAAAAGCACCTCCATCTGTATGTGAGGCAACTCTTCTGTTACGTAGGCTTTTAGATAATCTGTTCGGTTTGGTTTATTTTCCCCTTTATTTTCGGTAATGATTGCACGGGTCctctattttgtaatataatattgtacttttataattgttacgTTTTTGTAGCTTAGAGCATGAATATTgctatgttatttataattaaatattttgatatttatgatattttgtattGTTCTTGTAACACTGTTatctaaaattattgatattgtaaACTTATGTAAACTATGTGGAAATATAAACCTCTTGAAATGCAGTTATCAAAGCATCTTGAAACATCCAATCACATCAACGCACCTTGACATGCCCaatcttataaaaaattctttgGTACATCCAATCACAGCAGGCATCTTGTCTTACCAAATTTAATGTGTTTGGAGGCACTAAAAGTAAGTATGTgtcaaattcacaaaataatacCATACACTGCATTTACCTGCACATAATAAACAACACAGACAAGTTTATTAActaaagcatatatatatatatatatatatatatatatatacattatatgtcTGCTCTctgacattattttttatatagagtCACTATGAATAATTTGAGGATTCCAACTGTGATATTActacaaaaaggtaaaaaattcttcttataatgcatatttttgtagtcttttgtaaaatttcacttgaataagttaaaacacgtttttatttctaaatttaattctttaagtaTTTCTTCTTGTGCTACGAAAGTTCACAATGAAGAGActgataaaaataagttttataatgtttgGTAATAATGCTAATGGTGTAATACAATGCTCCCTTACAGGTGCTTcaaatgcaatattaattttttttaatattctagtatcattaaaataaataatttgtttctcaaACTAATACTGTTTAATGTCAAAACTAGtgctttaataaaaatagtagttaaatgTTGAGTATCGTTAAAATTAATGCTAAAAAAGACTAAATCTGTTGCAGAAGATGTAGAGGAACAGGTCAAAATTTCCTGGTATTCCAAGAGCCACACAGGAATCACCTTCAGGAAAAAAGAAGAAGTTGACgaaaaagagacccaaaaaaattACGAGGTAAttgtcttttataaatatatgttatttattttgtttaaactctaacataaaaaCTGTATGTGCCTGATCCTTAGCCTTTTTACTGCCAATCCCTCTATTACTATATAATACAGAAAATGCTGGTTGCAGTCATATTTTTGACACTTACATATGTAAAGGTTTACTTATAAATAGTGAAGGgtcgataaaaaaaattatattctgattCCAACACCAAAATTGTTTTGGTCTCAATTCTGTATTCGATACCCATTCCTGTGTCATTTGTAACAAGAATATATTATGCTAAACGGTCTTGTTTTGTTACTGTTAAAGCAAATCTGGCCAGTAAGAGCAGCTAACCAATAATTTCAAACTTAATCCATGAACTGGCAACTAAATTACCTCTATTGGTAGGCCACTTTTCCAGGTTTtgcaaagatattttataaaaaatactaaatgttatttgattattcatgattttatatattttttttgtttaaaaaacatttcttactaTGCttacttttataagtaaaattctattttttatttgaaactatttatatatttttttgttttagaggGGGTAGGACCAACGTAAAAAAGTGgtatatttgtattacaatcaaaattccaaaacataaaaattatttatacacttctctagtttcagaaaatatatagtttgatggacttattgaatacatttttttatattgataaaacttgcAACAGAgcatgtttttatgaaaattgacatTACCCTGGCAACATACTATAAtacaatagtaatatttattccttacaagaaacaatattatataatatatcacaTCAAGATTGgcaataacatataatttatcaataacaagtACAAAATTATGTAGCATATAAACTCATCATATTTATGAATCCagacaaacataaattttttacatgTCAAACTTTATATCTTCAGAGTTAGGAGCAATGTTAAAATGTTCTTTCTATttgaaaaaataccattttatatatCCACTAAACACATTTTGTATTGTGAACACATattcttaattgttataaaaatgtacaattataaacCTAGTTTCGGTTGGGGCACTGAGATCTTACACTAGGCCTAATCAGATTCACCACCACTGTCATGGTCTACTGGTTCACTTTCTAACAACTCTGTTACATCACTAGATTGTTCTAAATAGTTCATAtccatttcaaattataattttggtaaaattcaacatataaaatttgctaaaatataaaattgacacTCTCAACTTAGACCGAAATAGATTACGAAACttgggttatttttttaaataaaacactaatcattTGTTTCACATCACTCCTGTGAaagagaaatacttttcaaaacatgtttatactacttgacttaataataatttcaactaATATTACATACTTGCAACAGAaagaaacataaacaaactaaaccaatatgtaaacaacaacaaagaaATGgcaagaatgaaaattaaatatgatatactCTTCACTCCAACTTGTGTTAAAAGATTGAAAAGTAACGAAAGTCAAagacaaaactttatttacatgATCTTCAAGATCAGTACATAACATTTCGTACACGAAGACAACAAGAATCAAAAAGTTGTACACTAA
It contains:
- the LOC124374789 gene encoding uncharacterized protein LOC124374789, giving the protein MNFVVWGQRSDDESIYDSWSDDDGDSTHKSRTTKKAQRTLVQPSLAQMCCNLQRVADAEMQEALEWLKVSLQEVLDDLDDNGDDEEGIALLPLTASCIQAMDNPTFLQLLDILSIDKPTDQETYWRIPGRWKAADLNQTNWSDKRCPGGDIA